The Apium graveolens cultivar Ventura chromosome 10, ASM990537v1, whole genome shotgun sequence nucleotide sequence TCTACACGCATTCAAATTTAAGTAGTCATGCCGGCATTATATATTACGAGTTCAAGACTACATCCCTGATTCAAACACAAACAGTGCTAAGAAGCCTTAACATAAACTAAGGCTAATTCCTCTTCATGCCTCTCCTTCCTCTTTTCTTAATCAAATCATAGGACAGCTGACCAATTTAATCTATACTAGAATTTGGTTTTAATATGTGCTGTAGCTTCCACCCACCAAACCCTGCCATAGAAAATGCCTGCAATATACAGCATCAAGTCAAAACCGCAAGACAGAAACTCTACAGAAGTCCGATAAATTATGGCTTATTACAACAGAGTTTGAATCTCTTTTGGTACAGGATGGAATGTGAGTTGGTGTAATGAAAAATTAACTATTTGATAATACCAAATGATACTGTTAAAAAAGAACAGTATGGCAACTAACACATCAAAATACATATGtgtaaatattattttgtttgcTAACATgttaaaaaatttagaaaaggAGTTGTTTGCTAACATGTTAAAACATCTAAATATGAGTTGTTTCCTAACATGTTAAAACATCTAAATATGAGCTGTTTGCTATTAACGTTTAGCATGAAACGTAGTGGTATAAGTTTATGTAGTTCGATCGATGCATAAATTACAATTTCaaatgatttggaaatttttacatattaaaaataaaaacttAATATGCTTATACCAATAAGGaaagacaactgaattcaataaGCGAAAAAGGACTATCATACCCCCCCCCCTCAGGTATATTTAAGTTTAACATGACCTATTGACACAAGCAGAATTGATTAAGAAAAAACCTTCTTACCTTTGTTACATTATAATGTCCAGTTAAGTATAACCATAATTTGTAAATGATTCCTACCTTTATTTAATCAAACAAGTAAACAACTAACAGTAATCACAAATTTAATTAATGATTTATAAGAAAATCATAATAGTATTAACCTCTTCCCATGAATTTCCAGAAGCCTCAAGCAAAGCAGCATTGCAAGTCTTCAGCTCAATCGAGGCACCTGAGAGCACTGACGCTGCCTCCTCCCATCCCCTGTTATGTCCCATACACCTGTGTAACTACAATATCAGTCGAGAATCTTACATCTTGTCATATTTAAAATCTAAAGTTTGCAGGCACATGTGAAAAAAATTAATAGTAGAGCCAAATACACCTATCAGAAAGTTTTAATATAACCAAATCTTCACTTGTTTTAGTGAAAGGTAAAGCATAGGTGAATTAAAGTGCATTCTCTGCCCAagaatataataaaataaaattcgGTTTCAAGTAGATACTAAAATGAAGGGGAAATTTATCATCCAATAATGCTATTATATTAGAAGACACGCTAAGAAAGACCTGGAGAATAGAGAGAAAAAATCTCTTTGCTTTAGGAGACCGAGACTTTCGCCACTGGTGACAATAAAATCTTTGCAATTTATATAGGAGAGAAAAGTTGGTCGGTTAACTTTCTGCATTCCCTTACTCTATTTGAGAACGTttgtatttttcataatttgCAGCAATGTGCTACCCTACTACGAGTAGAATAATAAACCTGTTCCTGGTTTAAGGTGGATTAAGCTTAGAGATGAAGGAAAAAAATTGATTAAAGTAACACCACAAAAGCATCCATAAAATTTAATTAAGAAACAATAGAAACACTACCAACAATCTCCACTCCATTCTTATGGCAGTTCATGATGTACCTTAAGTACACACAAGCACTTCACCTACAAGATGGAACATCCAAAGAAGCTGTAACAGTCAGCAGAACTCACATAACTGTAAGTGTCTCATCTCGTGCATATTTACAGATAGCTTGTTGAAGGTGCTGAGCAGTCTGTCCATCCATTGCTGCAATGGAATAAAAGCTTGAGATGAAATGTACTTCCGCTTCAGACAACTCTTTCACTTTGTCCTGCATGCATTTGAGTGTTTCCCTTGTTCGTAATGCGTCACTATACAGAATATATTGTTTGTTATCAATTTATTCGCTGGTAGAATGTGTACAGAAGATAGCTCGCTAAATGTTGATTTTCAAAGCAATGGATATATAAAACCAGTAAACCACTAACCTAGATAAAATTAATCCGGGAACCCAGCCCAATTGATGAAGCTTCTGAGAAACTTTGATAGCATCAGCTTCTCCAGATTCACTCAGAGGACGATCGTGATCTATAAAATACAGAATGTAATTTTTTTATGATCAAAGTAATTTTGCCAACAATATATTGAGGGGGGGGGCACCCGTAGTGATTGAGAAAATGATATTACTGAAAGATAAATTGTTTACACAAACAGTGGATGTGCGCTTGCTCAAAGAACTGAAAAGAAAAGTATTTCCTTATATACACCTTTTCAATTTTGAGAGCATGCGGTAAACGAAAGTTAGTACAGGCTCCAAAATAAGAACAGGGTTTGCATTATCAACTCATGTTCATACATCTTCATTTTGAGTTTTCTTTATGAATATTAAACTCAAGTTGATGTAATACAATTACAGTTATCAAGTATGAAGTCAAATACATATAAGCATTCTTCCACTTCATACATTCTTTACACAATGCAATCAAAAACTTTTTGGATCAATTTCTGTTGAGGATCTGAAATCTAAATAGATTTAATGTAAATATTAGGAATTTTCAATTCCTTTTTCTGCAGCCTAATGGTCATTCGGTACACATTTGGTCCCACAAGTTAAGATGTTTAATAAAATTAAACGGGCACCTGGATCTGAAATATGAATACCCATCACATCCATTATCGAGTAGCTGCACGTATGCTAACATTGTGGATTACATTATTGTTTGCTCGTCTACACGGTCAACAGAAAGTAATTTGGAAAGATGTGACCAACTATAGGTTCACCAAGAATACAGTAAGCAGAGCTTGTAAGTAATAAAAAATTCTTCTTTCTATCACAAAGAAACGTACCTCGGAGAGAAGCATTGGGATAAGAACTATGAGCATGTCTGAGCAATATAAGGCGGCGAGGACAAGGCGAAACTGGAGGAGGCAACTGAGAAGTAGCAGCCTGTTCATCAATTACAACAAGAGAAGGAGATACACTTGAACTAGTACTATAATTAGTTTGAACAAGTTTATAATTGTTGTTACGACCAGGACTAAAACAACAACAAGAAATAGTACTAGGATTTATGGGAAAATGGGAAGTGACTAAATTTGTAATAATACTAGTGGTGACACTATCTTTATAAGCAGCAGCTGCTGCAACAACATTAACGGACATCTCGCTTCTTCTTGTTTCACTTCAGACACAATTCCTGTTTTAATTAGTTTCTCAAGTGTTCCTTCCTTATCTTCTGACACAATCTGTTTGTGTCCGTAGCGACGAGTATAATATAAAATCAGATCAAATACTGAAATTCACCCAAATTTTATTTCAACAGACagtataattattttttaaaacaaaataattcAAGTGCAGATAATTGATAATCTGTTTGTGGCAATAGATTTATTTCACATTCAAGTGTCTTTCAAATTTTGAAAGAGGTTTAATAGTAATAATTGTTTAACTTCTTGCAAAGTATTATATTTTTTATGTGTTTAATGATAAGTTtgtattattttgaaaaaaaaaaagaGTTTGAATTTTAAAATAGAAAGACGATAactgaaaaaaaaattaattttgttaAAGTTAAGAGTGTTAAATGTGTAATATAGTTCAATAATTTTTCTTTCAATTTCCCAAAATGAACAATGGCAAAATCTAAAAAAAAAGGGCTCTATAGAGTCTATACCATAATAACAGGACTCCAATTTTTTAAACCAGAAGTATATGCCAACTTCGAAAATATAGAAAAAGAATACATACATATCTTCATATTGCATCAAGTACATTTTTGCCAAAAAAGTACATGAAGATAAAATTCTAACCAATATATTCAATATCTTATGTCAACAATAATGGTGGCATATTCTTGCCACCACTTATATTAATCACAACTCCATTCATACAATTTACTACGACAATTACACTCTTTTTTATAGTAAAAAGAATAACTCTATTTATGCAACAAAGAAGCGTTGCTGAAGATACAGCATGTCAAAAATCACTGTGCACCCTTTAAACTAGCATGTTAGCTGACTCGGGCTTCAAAACCGATTCCTGCAGATCTGGATTTATGGGAAATAGCTGATTTTGTGCAAATTGTGCCATTAATTGATCCACAAGCACTAGGGCTACCATACTTTCCACCATAGGCACAGCTACACCAAACAAACCAAACAATTATTAAGAAATAAAACTGGTAAAATACCTCACTCAGTTCCCTTCTATATGTACAAATGACATGCAAACATTTTGACAACTAAACGATGAATAGCAATGCATATGCCAACATCTAATAACAGCACATTTTTAGGAAGGCATAAAAATGGGGCGGGGAAAATGTAACCCTGCCCCGAACCTGCCCTGAATAGGGCAAACCCTCCCCGGTAACGGGAAATGGGGCCGTGAGTGGGGATTAATTTTTTGCCCCGCATATGTATATGGGCGGGCATGACATTTATGTGATCCCCAAGAGGACAACCCACCCTGCCACAAATCGTAACACATGTTATATTGATAATTTTTTTTggtaatattatattatattcaTTCATGTTTGAACATGTACAATattatatacttatatatatatataatgtttttgtagctattttattattttgaaaattctaGATTTTCTAAACTAACATCACAATTTATTAAATTTTGTAGTGTAATTTATACTTTTTTTGTTGGTacataattaatttaaataaaataaatatttattaaatgggGCGGGGAACATCCCGTAGGATGGGGAGGAAAACTGAATTAAATTCCCACGGAGAAATGAGGTGAGGTTGGGGCAAAAAAAATTATGCGGAGCGGGTATGAGATTTAAGACCCCCACCCCGAACTCGCCCCATATTCAACCGCTGGCTACAGAAATGCGATATTATTTGGTACGTACCTCTGGGGACAACACAAGGATCATGGCGACCACGAGCAATAAGCTCCGTCTCGATTTTATCTCTGGTCACTGTGTTCTGTTTCCTCTGCATGATCAACATGGTGACAAGTAGAAGATTACTTTATCAGCGTAATTTAAGAAATGTAAAAGTGAAAAGgagtttaatttttgttttattatacTATGCTGTACACATTCAAACTTTTCTTAAAAGATATGTTCTGCTTTTGTTTGTTAGGTTAAGGACACAAGAAATTTAAATACTTAAGCATACATGTCTCCTCCAACTCGAACCCTCCACCTCTTGTTACCAAGGGTGAGGTTATCTTCTATGCTACAATGCTAGGCATCACAGTATGCCAATTTGAAACATAAGTATCAAACAGTGTACACTCGCTACGAAGAACAGAAGTTGCATATTTGAGGTGTTGCAGCAAGCATTTAAGATTGCAAGTACGTTAAAAAGACTCCACAAATGCCACAGACCAGCTATTCATGCTCTATTTTTGCAGTATATCAGTATTGAACTCACTACTTCTGTTTTCCAACTTTTTTACTTGAATCTGTGGAGTAATATTGTCAACTTTCAAACTTACAAAGCATTGAACATATTAACAAAACTACAAAGAGTGCATGTTATTAGACTTATGAGCATAATGCCATCAAAATATTCCTGTTTGAACACATGAATCCTCAAAGaataaaaaaaggaaaaagaagcACAATTTAACCCTTAAGGGTTTGGCATTCATAAGGTTTGACTCTTTTACATATATTCTCCCAAGAATACCTTTTTCTTGAATCTTCAAAATTCTCCGTATTTGTGGGAATTCATCTTTCAACTCACTCAGAAATCTTTTTACATATTGTTATGTGCTTAAAAATTTCAATTGGAAAAAGAAATCTAAGAGcacaaattttcaaaaaatttaataatataaaagatAAGAACCGAGAATGAATGCAAAACTTCAAGGGTCGAACCATACCTTTGTCCCTGTGACCCTGTAGGGgtttatgtgtgtgtgtgcaaCCGGAGATACTTTGATGGCCCGTATGTTATAACCAATGTGTGTATGACATATTTGACAGGCTCAGTCACATTGGGACACCTATATAACTATATCTTCAGCCTTTACTAAACCTGGATACTTCTACTTGTTAAATATAGTACTATACTGCTcattaatttgcttttctattATATATGTGCCACTCTCAATTGACTATTTACACGTTTCTAAAGTATAATTATatgtatacacacacacacatattcacATACGCATAATTGATCAGAGGACACAGCTCATACCTTTTTCCACACAATAAAATCATACCTTTTTGAGACAAGGTACCATGTTTATTTTAAGTATACATAATTATATAAGGAAATGCCAAGTGCCAACACCAAATTGCTGTACCCATTTGATCTTATATTAGTCAACTACTAATATAAACGAATCACAACAGCTAGCAAAACTAAAAACCATGATACAAGACTGTCACACCATGACCAGGCCATATGTACCACATTTAAAAATCATTCTGACTTCATCATCCATGAATAACTCAATCAAAACATCGATTACGTAATTTGGAAAAAAGATATGTCATGTGCATGTCAAAACCTCAAACAAGATCAATCAAAGATCTACGGACAATCCCTAAATTATGTTTTACTCTATGCCCATTTTTAAGTTTTTTTGGAGGACAAGGGGGGAATGTTGACAAGACAGCAGAAATAGAACTTACTCCAATTGTAGATGTTGGCTTGAAGGCTATTCTCATAGTGATGATTTCTCCATTTGAGATGCCACCCTGCAGATGATCATATAATATAATGAACCAAATATTAAAATATAGCAGACAACAATTCCTCCCAGACAAACCCAAATACGTAAAGATCAACTACCTGTATCCCGCCAGACCGATTTGTTCTCGTCCTGATACGACCATGTTCATCTCTAAAAAATTCATCGTTGTGCTCACTTCCGGTCAGAAATGTACCTAACACATGGTCTCGTTTAGAAGCATAACATACAGGTAATCCAGAATATGTATTCATCAAACACATTTACAAGCAGCATTATTATGATATTCCGCTGATGATTACAAGAGACATCTAGATTAAACTCACAAAGAACACATACTACTGACCTGAAAACCCGCTGCCAATCTCAAAACCTTTTGTTGCAGGCAACGACATTGCAGCTTTAGCAAGCTCAGCTTCAAGTTTATCAAATACTGGTGTACCAAGACCCtataaatcaatattaaattGTCAGGCATGCATCTGAATTTGGCATCTGTGCAATTTTATTGAGCAAGTCTGCAAGGGCTCACATACAGCTCAGGGAAAGAGAGGGGGGAGGGTGAAA carries:
- the LOC141689447 gene encoding uncharacterized protein At3g52155, chloroplastic, with protein sequence MSVNVVAAAAAYKDSVTTSIITNLVTSHFPINPSTISCCCFSPGRNNNYKLVQTNYSTSSSVSPSLVVIDEQAATSQLPPPVSPCPRRLILLRHAHSSYPNASLRDHDRPLSESGEADAIKVSQKLHQLGWVPGLILSSDALRTRETLKCMQDKVKELSEAEVHFISSFYSIAAMDGQTAQHLQQAICKYARDETLTVMCMGHNRGWEEAASVLSGASIELKTCNAALLEASGNSWEEAFSMAGFGGWKLQHILKPNSSID